One window of Tenacibaculum maritimum NCIMB 2154 genomic DNA carries:
- a CDS encoding DUF4929 family protein, which produces MKIIKSVLYLLLITFIVSCSSEALVAPSLTGDVSVTLINKGVTEVVEGEEKELSYEVILNTSFDKDIVLTFDLENLVNYPNLLSITNEVKIAKNQTKGILSIKTKRKSDAENILIENVNFKIQLVAYKGISNKILLANDYIITIKKEEGFTPLTQVQKDLLEYYKKKGINLTMWIGKIPVKTIVKTAPEGSFAPFDISETKEYTGVTHITLSKKATKEKPLLVMTRNAFGLTEYLQYVFRHETILNTTDWNHPDVNIAPPAPKAVLKALGNARVTKWKNKEYSFNVKVDEIEFKADGSIAFVGENGSYSLDTNFLDPDRKYNQSAINFEYEFPLWDELVALAKENARLKEDIVQGGSIHPNSYIGYSPILTDDWGGGYWVAPKANYDTIKREMNFVFNTDHENSGDYDTVTVKFTGLNN; this is translated from the coding sequence ATGAAAATAATTAAATCAGTATTGTATTTGTTGTTGATAACTTTTATAGTATCTTGTAGTAGTGAAGCCCTTGTAGCTCCATCTTTAACGGGAGATGTATCTGTAACTTTAATTAATAAAGGAGTTACAGAGGTAGTAGAAGGAGAAGAAAAAGAACTAAGTTATGAGGTGATATTAAATACATCTTTTGATAAGGATATTGTATTAACATTTGATTTGGAAAACTTAGTAAACTATCCAAATTTATTATCAATTACAAATGAAGTAAAGATTGCAAAAAATCAGACAAAAGGAATACTATCCATTAAGACCAAAAGAAAATCAGATGCTGAAAATATACTGATAGAAAATGTGAATTTTAAGATCCAATTGGTTGCTTATAAAGGCATTTCTAATAAAATACTATTGGCAAATGATTATATAATTACGATCAAAAAGGAGGAAGGTTTTACACCATTAACGCAAGTTCAAAAAGACTTGTTAGAATATTACAAAAAGAAAGGGATTAATTTGACAATGTGGATTGGTAAAATACCTGTTAAAACTATAGTCAAAACAGCACCAGAGGGAAGTTTCGCTCCTTTTGATATTTCAGAAACTAAAGAATATACAGGAGTAACTCATATCACTTTAAGTAAAAAAGCAACAAAAGAAAAACCATTGTTGGTAATGACTAGGAACGCTTTTGGTTTAACAGAATATTTACAATATGTATTTAGACATGAAACTATTTTAAATACTACAGATTGGAATCATCCCGATGTTAATATTGCGCCTCCTGCACCAAAAGCTGTTCTAAAAGCATTAGGAAATGCTAGAGTAACTAAATGGAAAAATAAAGAATATAGCTTTAATGTAAAAGTTGATGAAATTGAATTTAAAGCAGATGGTTCTATTGCATTTGTAGGTGAGAATGGTTCGTATAGTTTAGATACCAATTTTTTGGATCCAGATAGAAAATATAATCAATCGGCTATTAATTTTGAATATGAATTTCCACTGTGGGATGAATTAGTAGCTCTGGCTAAAGAAAATGCTAGGTTAAAAGAAGATATTGTACAAGGAGGTTCCATACATCCAAATAGTTATATTGGGTATAGTCCTATCCTAACAGATGATTGGGGTGGTGGTTATTGGGTAGCTCCAAAAGCGAATTATGACACTATAAAAAGAGAAATGAATTTTGTATTTAATACGGATCACGAAAACTCGGGAGATTACGATACTGTTACTGTAAAATTTACTGGACTAAATAATTAA
- a CDS encoding SusC/RagA family TonB-linked outer membrane protein, which produces MKYIVLYIFLLIANILFGQETFLKGMVIDAKNKKGLANVTVYNISTNQGTVTGLGGKFNISVKPKEKLVFNYLGYKEHVYKITHKNNITVYLQQEEEFLDEVVIVAKKNINDIALRKATGVTANIEVAKLEKRATSNIMESLQGQVAGLTIKSDGELGKPLKIRIRGTSTLPIKTNGVKEEDRILFDNKANEPLFVLDGQVISANAFETLNVNDVKEIKILKDAMANALYGVKAANGVIEITSKRGVNGKTTYSFSLQQGITFRGNPSQLMMETEEKLNFERLSKNPKTPGYRNSEEYIRIKNPNAININELIAQGKRRLDSIKRINTNWFHELSRMSMYKSYNLSSRGGSKNTRFYISGNFTKQGGKFDGNQIERFTGRSNYEYNVSKNIYVMLNSGFGFSESTTPHSSNYSPTSLIYQLNPYEEKEKGTLISYPNRTFKNLINQYRKSEVDSRFNFSANITATLAKDLYVSSIIGMDYLATESLAITPPTAYSEISSGFPVKERGKVSKRKLITTNFTANTRVNYTKEFGEHHISLSGNTDYYKNSNDFIGIAGYGLPSKLLSGAGINNDITGTRKSVTSSSKTTDAVLGYGVSALYVWNDKVDVYGSYKRDGASLLPNHKRWNTFWAVGAGYQFSKNEKGTISNLKLRGSYGITASLSGITPSLIVPTFTYGANGYQGIRELYLKSLFNKEVVPEKNTSINLGMDIGLFSNINTSVEVYHRRTDNMLLTVPIAPSNGFTEQLKNIGVMDNQGVEFTINATPINTTCFTWMTTANIAYNKNIVVDLYEGKTLNLSGNPYPDYEEGKPADLIYGLVSLGINAADGTPIFQRKDGSILNGISGKPEKDDFVILGYATPPYTGGWYHNFIYEGWQVSFDLYYSFGGKAVYTNQTKVYDAADSYRNLPKGHLDKTWFTPGDDHKTYKSLFLNGNNFYETAQYANTNTIGSTNFIRLNNIMLRYRFSDSYLRKIGSSFIKNWTMYAQLKNIATWSSFKGGDPESANLQGSSQPIFTVGTNLTF; this is translated from the coding sequence ATGAAGTATATTGTTCTTTATATATTCTTACTTATAGCAAATATTCTTTTTGGTCAGGAAACTTTTTTAAAAGGAATGGTTATCGATGCTAAAAACAAAAAAGGATTAGCTAATGTTACTGTTTATAATATTAGTACTAATCAGGGAACTGTCACGGGGTTAGGAGGTAAGTTTAATATTAGCGTAAAGCCAAAGGAAAAGCTTGTTTTTAATTATTTAGGGTATAAGGAACATGTTTATAAAATTACTCATAAGAATAATATAACTGTGTATTTACAGCAAGAGGAAGAATTTTTAGATGAAGTTGTAATAGTAGCTAAAAAAAATATTAATGATATCGCTCTAAGAAAAGCGACAGGCGTAACAGCTAATATTGAGGTAGCTAAATTAGAGAAACGTGCTACTTCAAATATTATGGAATCTCTTCAAGGGCAAGTAGCTGGACTTACCATAAAATCGGATGGAGAACTAGGGAAACCTTTGAAAATTAGAATAAGAGGAACTTCTACTTTGCCAATTAAAACTAATGGAGTAAAAGAAGAAGACAGAATACTTTTTGATAATAAGGCCAATGAACCCCTCTTTGTATTAGACGGTCAGGTAATAAGTGCTAATGCTTTTGAAACATTAAATGTTAATGATGTAAAAGAAATTAAGATACTTAAAGATGCAATGGCAAATGCACTGTATGGAGTAAAAGCAGCTAATGGGGTGATAGAAATAACTAGTAAGAGAGGTGTCAATGGAAAAACAACATATTCTTTTTCTTTACAACAAGGAATTACTTTTAGAGGGAACCCTAGCCAATTGATGATGGAAACCGAAGAAAAACTAAATTTCGAACGGCTGTCTAAAAATCCTAAAACTCCTGGTTATAGGAATTCAGAAGAGTATATAAGGATTAAGAATCCTAATGCAATTAATATTAATGAATTGATAGCTCAAGGAAAACGACGGCTAGATTCAATTAAAAGAATTAACACTAATTGGTTTCATGAGCTATCTAGAATGAGTATGTATAAATCATATAATTTAAGCAGTAGAGGAGGAAGTAAAAATACTAGATTTTATATTTCTGGAAATTTTACGAAACAAGGTGGAAAATTTGATGGGAATCAAATAGAGCGATTTACAGGAAGATCAAATTATGAATACAACGTGTCTAAAAATATTTATGTGATGCTGAATTCAGGATTCGGTTTCTCTGAAAGTACCACTCCTCATTCGTCTAATTATTCACCTACAAGTTTAATATACCAGTTAAATCCGTATGAGGAAAAAGAAAAAGGAACGCTAATTTCTTATCCGAATAGAACATTTAAAAATTTAATAAATCAATATCGCAAAAGTGAAGTAGATAGTCGTTTTAATTTTTCAGCCAACATTACAGCCACATTAGCTAAGGATTTATACGTTTCATCTATTATTGGAATGGATTATTTGGCTACAGAATCTTTAGCGATTACACCTCCAACAGCTTATTCTGAAATTTCATCAGGATTTCCAGTAAAGGAAAGAGGTAAAGTTTCTAAAAGAAAATTAATTACCACAAATTTTACAGCGAATACCCGTGTTAATTACACTAAAGAATTTGGAGAGCATCATATTTCGCTAAGTGGAAATACTGATTATTATAAAAATTCTAATGATTTTATAGGAATCGCTGGATATGGATTGCCAAGCAAGCTTTTGTCAGGAGCAGGAATTAATAATGATATTACAGGCACGAGGAAATCGGTTACTTCCTCTTCTAAAACAACGGATGCTGTTTTAGGGTATGGTGTATCAGCGTTATATGTTTGGAATGATAAAGTAGATGTTTATGGAAGTTATAAACGAGATGGTGCTTCTTTATTACCTAATCATAAACGATGGAATACCTTTTGGGCAGTAGGAGCGGGGTATCAGTTTAGTAAGAATGAAAAAGGGACGATAAGTAATTTAAAGCTTAGAGGAAGCTATGGGATTACAGCTAGTTTATCAGGCATTACTCCGTCTTTGATTGTTCCTACATTTACTTATGGAGCAAATGGATATCAAGGAATTCGAGAGCTTTATCTAAAAAGCTTATTTAATAAAGAGGTAGTTCCTGAAAAAAATACATCCATAAATCTTGGAATGGATATAGGTTTATTTAGCAATATTAATACAAGCGTGGAAGTTTATCATAGGCGTACAGATAATATGTTATTAACAGTTCCTATAGCTCCATCAAATGGATTTACAGAACAGTTGAAGAATATTGGAGTAATGGATAATCAAGGTGTAGAATTTACAATAAACGCGACTCCTATAAACACAACTTGCTTTACGTGGATGACTACTGCTAATATTGCTTATAATAAAAATATTGTGGTTGATTTGTATGAAGGTAAAACATTAAATTTAAGTGGTAATCCATACCCTGATTATGAAGAAGGGAAACCAGCTGATTTGATTTATGGACTTGTTAGCTTAGGTATTAATGCAGCAGATGGAACCCCCATTTTTCAACGAAAAGATGGAAGTATTCTTAATGGAATTTCAGGGAAACCAGAGAAAGATGATTTTGTAATTTTAGGATATGCTACCCCTCCTTATACAGGGGGGTGGTACCATAATTTTATATATGAAGGATGGCAAGTTTCATTTGATTTATATTATAGTTTTGGAGGGAAGGCGGTTTATACAAACCAAACTAAAGTATATGATGCCGCAGATTCTTATAGAAATTTACCTAAAGGACATCTAGATAAAACTTGGTTTACTCCAGGTGATGACCATAAAACTTATAAGAGCTTATTTTTAAATGGTAATAATTTTTATGAAACAGCTCAATATGCAAATACGAATACTATAGGGAGTACAAATTTTATTAGATTAAATAATATAATGTTACGCTATAGATTCAGTGACTCCTACTTAAGGAAAATAGGAAGTTCGTTTATTAAAAATTGGACGATGTATGCACAGTTAAAAAATATAGCAACATGGAGTAGTTTTAAAGGAGGAGACCCAGAATCAGCTAATTTACAAGGATCATCACAACCTATATTTACGGTTGGAACAAACTTAACATTTTAG
- a CDS encoding citrate synthase, with translation MSDIAKLQIGENSYEFPIMKGTENELAIDIKTLRGATGGVITIDPGYKNTGSCQSAITFLNGEEGVLRYRGYSIEELAEKADFLEVAYLLIFGELPTKEQLEKFHADIKEKAIVDEDIKKIIEAFPRNAHPMGVLSSLTSALVAFNPSSVNVDSEEEMYNAIVKILAKFPVLVAWTMRKKRGLPLNYGSNNLGYVENIMKMMFEKPNEEYKVNPIVKNALDKLLILHADHEQNCSTSTVRIVGSSHAGLFASLSAGISALWGPLHGGANQAVLEMLEAIKEDGGDTKKYMAKAKDKNDPFRLMGFGHRVYKNFDPRAKIIKVAADEVLADLGIEDPILDVAKGLEQEALNDDYFVQRKLYPNVDFYSGIIYRAMGIPVEMFTVMFALGRLPGWIAQWREMRLRKEPIGRPRQVYIGEKERAFVEINKR, from the coding sequence ATGTCAGATATAGCAAAACTACAGATTGGCGAAAACAGCTATGAGTTCCCAATAATGAAAGGAACAGAAAACGAATTAGCAATTGATATTAAGACCTTAAGAGGAGCAACAGGAGGAGTTATTACTATTGATCCAGGATATAAAAATACAGGTTCTTGCCAAAGTGCCATTACATTTTTAAATGGAGAAGAAGGAGTTTTAAGATATAGAGGTTATTCTATAGAAGAATTAGCTGAAAAAGCAGATTTCTTAGAAGTTGCCTACTTGTTGATTTTTGGAGAATTGCCAACAAAAGAGCAGTTGGAAAAATTTCATGCAGATATAAAAGAAAAAGCAATTGTAGATGAGGATATAAAGAAAATTATAGAAGCATTCCCTAGAAACGCACATCCAATGGGAGTTTTATCTTCGTTAACAAGTGCTTTAGTAGCATTTAATCCTTCTTCTGTAAACGTTGACTCAGAAGAGGAAATGTACAATGCTATTGTTAAAATTTTAGCTAAATTTCCTGTACTAGTAGCTTGGACAATGCGTAAGAAGAGAGGGTTGCCTTTAAATTATGGATCAAACAACTTAGGATATGTAGAAAACATTATGAAAATGATGTTTGAAAAACCTAATGAAGAGTATAAAGTAAACCCAATAGTTAAAAATGCATTAGATAAATTACTGATATTACATGCTGATCATGAGCAGAATTGTTCTACATCTACGGTAAGAATTGTAGGATCCTCTCATGCAGGTCTGTTTGCATCATTATCAGCAGGTATTTCAGCGCTTTGGGGTCCATTACATGGAGGAGCTAACCAAGCTGTTTTAGAAATGCTAGAAGCTATAAAAGAAGATGGAGGAGATACGAAAAAATACATGGCTAAGGCAAAAGATAAAAATGATCCTTTCCGTTTAATGGGATTTGGACATAGAGTTTACAAAAACTTTGATCCTAGGGCTAAAATAATAAAAGTAGCAGCAGATGAGGTTTTGGCAGATTTAGGAATAGAAGACCCTATTTTAGATGTGGCTAAAGGATTAGAACAAGAGGCTTTAAATGATGATTATTTCGTTCAAAGAAAATTATATCCTAACGTGGATTTCTATTCAGGAATCATTTATAGAGCAATGGGAATTCCTGTAGAAATGTTTACAGTAATGTTTGCTCTAGGGCGTTTACCAGGGTGGATTGCGCAATGGAGAGAAATGCGTTTGCGCAAAGAACCGATAGGTCGTCCTCGTCAAGTGTATATTGGAGAGAAAGAAAGAGCATTTGTAGAAATTAATAAAAGATAA
- a CDS encoding M16 family metallopeptidase — translation MSAIFYGGVPNKLKAQNLSIGELPNKLQFFIRETSPNNSETLFYFIIKTGSINETDEELGYAHFLEHMAFRGGKRFTKKTFTAFLKEQGLQLGKHYNAVTNYDYTLYTIRFPNKASIKVQKQIYYFFADILDGLHLNEKDIVIEKKIVLAEKESREETDKHFKFKLGTSLYQERSPIGTYKSITSITPKKLASFYTRLYSSQRSGIFVAGPINTKETEKLIKEIFKENKKKGREKEQKYGLYNKLKDEVLTVTNTKTKDKKIYLHFGLKHESKRLKEKSNIHFFKKILSNRLKKILKEKISSLSISEAYFLSDVNYWTISCSTKGNLHTIINIILLEIKRLAEKGISKKEAKHYKGDEELIVKDELYTLQNLKAMFLEEERVLVEKDIDLKEISNSKLKKLANRLYKEAKKRIFITCPVAMSTPFSTSSFKKLLKEVHSEKLLPYIFSIPQKKKEEQLKSKVKFNIQQLEINKPIQEKYYNNLDITVLKYSSGLTLFLKPIKDRTKELRIVGIAEGGTSFLPDSLYASYEATVSYMELGGVGNLSYSALQKYLEDKKMGLSFNITEYQRMVLGYTEEKNIEEFFKYLYLKLTSARKNKEVFEQLIKEELIKLKNTFVDKDITKGRAADFKKAELTNMYFPRRKVAMTIQDYNRLNLSEMHLFYRRLFSYGNDWKILIIGNFEIASIKPILHKYLGNLKRGRRRVENTPLFYREDFENNFQYKKENFKKTVATTLFFYNQYAPNLKNNLLIAIFEKMLQEKVADLLREKYGIAYAPKVMVEKHTYNQPFFVVNINYSCKKEDVKKAKKLVVNFLEAMKRKHIKIRNFKTYKKQVLLQYQAVFNSKNSYQWEAVLQKSITAKEKMDALNNFSKILGNLSLEDLYKNIQVNFNIGSLKTIEIIPN, via the coding sequence ATGAGTGCCATATTTTATGGAGGAGTACCAAATAAATTGAAAGCTCAAAATTTAAGTATAGGAGAACTGCCGAATAAACTTCAGTTTTTTATAAGAGAGACTTCTCCAAATAATTCAGAAACATTATTCTATTTCATTATTAAAACAGGATCAATTAATGAAACAGATGAAGAGTTAGGGTATGCACATTTTTTAGAGCATATGGCTTTTAGAGGAGGTAAACGTTTTACAAAAAAAACATTTACAGCGTTTTTAAAAGAGCAAGGGCTACAGTTAGGAAAGCATTATAATGCCGTAACGAATTATGATTATACCCTTTATACAATAAGGTTTCCAAATAAAGCAAGCATAAAAGTCCAAAAACAGATATATTATTTTTTCGCAGATATTTTAGACGGATTGCACTTAAATGAAAAAGATATCGTAATAGAAAAAAAAATAGTTTTAGCAGAAAAAGAAAGCAGAGAAGAAACTGATAAGCATTTTAAATTTAAGTTAGGAACGAGCTTATACCAAGAAAGAAGTCCAATAGGAACATATAAAAGTATTACCAGCATAACGCCCAAAAAATTAGCCTCATTTTATACCAGATTGTATTCATCTCAAAGATCAGGTATTTTTGTAGCAGGTCCTATCAACACCAAAGAAACGGAAAAGTTAATTAAAGAAATTTTTAAAGAAAATAAGAAAAAAGGAAGGGAAAAAGAGCAGAAATACGGCTTATATAACAAGTTAAAAGACGAGGTTTTAACCGTTACCAATACCAAAACTAAAGACAAGAAAATATATTTGCATTTTGGATTGAAGCATGAATCAAAAAGATTGAAAGAAAAATCAAATATTCATTTTTTTAAAAAGATTTTGTCTAATAGATTAAAAAAGATATTAAAAGAAAAAATAAGTTCGCTAAGTATTAGTGAAGCGTATTTTTTATCAGATGTTAATTATTGGACGATTTCATGTAGTACAAAAGGAAATCTGCATACTATTATAAACATCATTTTACTAGAAATAAAACGATTAGCAGAGAAAGGGATTTCTAAGAAAGAAGCCAAGCATTATAAAGGTGACGAGGAACTAATAGTAAAAGATGAATTATATACCCTTCAAAATTTGAAGGCAATGTTTTTAGAAGAAGAAAGAGTTCTAGTAGAAAAAGACATCGACCTGAAAGAAATAAGCAATTCGAAACTTAAAAAATTAGCCAATAGATTATATAAAGAAGCTAAAAAGCGAATTTTTATAACTTGTCCAGTAGCAATGAGTACACCGTTTTCTACGAGCAGCTTCAAGAAGCTGTTGAAAGAAGTTCATTCAGAAAAGTTATTACCATATATTTTTAGCATACCACAAAAGAAGAAGGAAGAACAGTTAAAGTCGAAGGTCAAATTTAACATCCAGCAGCTAGAAATAAATAAACCTATACAAGAAAAATATTATAATAATTTAGACATTACAGTATTAAAATATTCTAGTGGTTTAACGTTATTTTTAAAACCAATAAAAGATCGTACAAAAGAGCTTAGAATAGTAGGAATAGCCGAAGGAGGAACTTCATTTTTACCAGATAGTTTATATGCTTCTTATGAAGCCACTGTTTCTTATATGGAACTAGGAGGAGTGGGTAACTTAAGTTACTCAGCATTGCAAAAATATTTAGAAGATAAGAAAATGGGCTTGTCTTTTAATATTACGGAGTACCAGCGAATGGTTTTAGGATATACAGAAGAAAAAAATATAGAAGAATTCTTTAAATACTTGTACCTTAAATTAACATCGGCAAGGAAAAATAAAGAAGTATTTGAGCAATTGATAAAAGAAGAGCTAATCAAGCTAAAGAACACATTCGTTGATAAAGACATTACGAAAGGGAGAGCAGCAGATTTTAAGAAAGCAGAACTTACAAATATGTATTTTCCTAGAAGGAAGGTAGCAATGACCATTCAAGACTATAATCGACTAAACTTATCGGAAATGCATTTATTTTATAGAAGATTATTTTCATATGGAAATGATTGGAAAATTCTTATTATAGGGAATTTTGAAATAGCAAGTATCAAACCAATATTGCATAAATATTTAGGGAATTTAAAGAGGGGCAGACGAAGGGTAGAAAATACTCCGTTGTTTTATAGAGAAGATTTTGAAAATAATTTTCAGTATAAAAAAGAAAATTTTAAAAAAACAGTAGCAACTACATTGTTTTTTTATAACCAGTATGCTCCGAATCTTAAGAATAATTTACTAATAGCTATCTTTGAAAAAATGCTACAAGAGAAAGTAGCAGACCTATTAAGAGAAAAATATGGAATTGCATATGCTCCAAAAGTAATGGTTGAAAAACATACCTATAACCAGCCATTTTTTGTGGTTAATATTAATTATAGTTGTAAAAAAGAAGATGTAAAAAAAGCAAAAAAACTTGTAGTGAATTTTTTAGAAGCAATGAAGAGAAAACATATTAAAATAAGAAATTTTAAGACTTACAAAAAGCAAGTTTTATTGCAATATCAAGCAGTTTTTAATAGTAAAAATAGTTATCAATGGGAAGCTGTATTGCAAAAAAGTATAACAGCCAAAGAAAAAATGGATGCATTGAATAATTTTAGTAAAATACTAGGAAATCTATCGTTAGAAGATCTGTATAAAAATATACAAGTAAATTTTAATATAGGAAGCTTAAAAACAATAGAAATAATCCCCAATTAA
- the eno gene encoding phosphopyruvate hydratase, giving the protein MSIIINIHARQIFDSRGNPTVEVDVVTENGVLGRAAVPSGASTGEHEAVELRDGGEKYMGKGVLNAVKNVNTTIAEELLGTSVFEQNTIDQMMIDLDGTPNKSNLGANAILGVSLAAAKAAANELGLPLYRYVGGVSANTLPVPMMNIINGGSHSDAPIAFQEFMIMPVKANNFTEAMQVGSEIFHHLKKVLHDRNLSTAVGDEGGFAPTLEGTEDAIETIALATKNAGYKFGEEVMIALDCAAAEFFVDGKYDYTKFEGAKGKIRTSKEQADYLAALAAKYPIISIEDGMDENDWEGWKYLTEIIGNKVQLVGDDLFVTNVDRLSRGIENGIANSILIKVNQIGTLTETISAVNMAHNAGYTSVMSHRSGETEDNTIADLAVALNTGQIKTGSASRSDRMAKYNQLLRIEEQLESVAYYPQEKAFKIK; this is encoded by the coding sequence ATGAGTATCATAATCAACATTCACGCACGTCAAATATTTGATTCAAGAGGTAACCCTACGGTAGAAGTAGATGTAGTTACAGAAAATGGGGTTTTAGGAAGAGCAGCTGTACCTTCGGGAGCATCAACCGGAGAGCACGAAGCTGTTGAGTTGCGTGATGGAGGTGAGAAATATATGGGCAAAGGTGTTTTAAATGCAGTAAAAAATGTAAATACAACTATTGCAGAAGAACTATTAGGGACATCTGTTTTTGAGCAAAATACAATAGATCAAATGATGATAGATTTAGATGGTACGCCTAATAAATCTAATTTAGGAGCGAATGCTATTTTAGGAGTTTCATTAGCAGCAGCCAAAGCAGCGGCAAATGAATTAGGTTTGCCTTTATACAGGTATGTAGGAGGTGTTTCAGCAAACACATTGCCAGTACCTATGATGAATATTATTAATGGAGGATCGCATTCAGATGCACCAATTGCTTTTCAGGAATTTATGATAATGCCAGTAAAAGCAAATAATTTTACGGAAGCAATGCAAGTAGGATCCGAAATTTTTCATCACCTAAAAAAAGTGTTGCACGATAGAAATTTGAGCACCGCAGTTGGAGATGAAGGAGGTTTTGCACCAACTTTAGAAGGCACTGAAGATGCCATTGAAACGATAGCGCTAGCTACTAAAAATGCTGGGTATAAGTTTGGAGAAGAAGTAATGATTGCTTTAGACTGTGCTGCGGCAGAATTTTTTGTTGATGGAAAATATGATTACACGAAGTTTGAAGGAGCCAAAGGAAAGATACGAACAAGTAAAGAGCAAGCAGATTATTTAGCAGCATTGGCCGCTAAATATCCAATTATATCTATTGAAGACGGAATGGATGAAAATGATTGGGAAGGATGGAAATACTTGACGGAAATTATCGGAAATAAAGTACAGTTAGTAGGAGATGATTTATTTGTAACAAATGTAGATCGCTTATCAAGGGGAATTGAGAATGGAATAGCGAACTCGATTTTAATTAAAGTAAATCAAATAGGTACTTTAACAGAAACGATTTCAGCAGTAAATATGGCGCATAATGCAGGATATACCTCTGTAATGAGTCACCGTTCAGGAGAAACAGAAGATAATACAATTGCAGATCTAGCGGTAGCCCTAAACACAGGGCAAATAAAAACAGGATCAGCGTCTCGTTCTGATAGAATGGCAAAATACAACCAGCTGTTAAGAATTGAAGAACAACTGGAAAGTGTGGCTTACTATCCTCAAGAAAAAGCATTTAAGATAAAATAA
- a CDS encoding RagB/SusD family nutrient uptake outer membrane protein yields the protein MKQLLSLFCVLFFTGCSLDFPVEDEITGIETIDAIEIANEALSSVYRAFPKNNRINFSKLVDDFYPNHTIDDNLTDYRLYKWEKRELILLSDQLWRNYYKTVMNANVLLGRISTISIVVKKEEKELKYIEAQALCLKAYAFFELVQLYAPTYTEATKNELGIILKNKIISEELPRSTLEMSFRAIEILLLKAIRLFPRESNTIFRFSKRSAKALLAKVYLNWSKYGKAIELCDELLAISSINELSFAKMWKNIENQEEVLLALESTSSYFSDIYDQEMNEDEYYVNPLITYDSNDVRKASSLLKRAFTLLDNSIIEANFLGKYRTEIADTAIKPIAAIRMAEVYFIKAECLYKQNKEIASKEVLNNFLLLRRAKEINVTGTAFFKQLLKEKQKEFIGEGLRYFDIKRNDQVVERVNYKMNTAIFKILPSDFRWQFPIPAVEIKENKYAKQNSAW from the coding sequence ATGAAGCAATTATTATCGCTCTTTTGTGTGCTTTTTTTTACAGGGTGCTCATTAGATTTTCCTGTGGAAGATGAGATTACAGGAATAGAAACCATTGATGCTATTGAAATAGCTAATGAAGCATTATCAAGTGTATATAGAGCCTTCCCAAAGAATAATCGAATTAATTTTTCAAAATTGGTTGATGATTTTTATCCGAATCACACCATAGATGATAATCTAACTGATTATAGATTGTATAAATGGGAGAAAAGAGAACTTATATTGTTATCAGACCAACTTTGGAGAAATTATTATAAAACAGTAATGAATGCAAATGTATTATTGGGTCGTATTTCTACTATTTCAATAGTAGTAAAGAAGGAAGAAAAAGAGTTGAAATACATAGAAGCGCAGGCATTGTGCTTAAAAGCATATGCTTTTTTTGAGTTGGTACAGTTATATGCTCCTACTTATACGGAAGCGACTAAAAATGAGTTAGGTATTATTCTTAAAAACAAGATTATTTCAGAAGAGTTACCTAGAAGTACACTAGAAATGTCTTTTAGAGCAATAGAAATATTACTACTAAAAGCAATAAGGCTTTTTCCTAGAGAAAGCAATACGATATTTAGATTTTCTAAACGAAGCGCTAAAGCATTATTGGCGAAAGTGTATTTAAATTGGAGTAAATATGGGAAAGCAATAGAGTTATGTGATGAGTTATTAGCGATATCTTCTATCAATGAGCTTTCTTTTGCTAAAATGTGGAAAAATATAGAGAATCAAGAGGAGGTTTTACTAGCTTTAGAAAGTACATCATCTTATTTCAGTGATATTTATGATCAAGAAATGAATGAAGACGAATATTATGTAAACCCTTTGATAACCTACGATTCCAACGATGTGAGAAAAGCCTCTTCTTTATTAAAAAGAGCGTTTACATTATTAGATAATTCAATCATAGAGGCTAATTTTTTAGGAAAATATAGAACTGAAATAGCAGATACAGCTATAAAACCAATAGCAGCTATACGTATGGCCGAAGTTTATTTTATAAAAGCAGAATGTTTGTATAAGCAAAACAAAGAAATAGCGTCAAAAGAGGTTCTCAATAATTTTTTATTGCTTCGAAGGGCTAAGGAAATTAACGTAACAGGAACCGCTTTTTTTAAGCAGTTACTAAAAGAAAAACAAAAAGAATTTATAGGAGAAGGGCTAAGGTATTTTGATATCAAACGAAATGATCAAGTGGTTGAACGTGTAAACTATAAAATGAATACAGCTATTTTTAAGATTTTGCCGAGTGATTTTAGGTGGCAGTTTCCTATACCGGCTGTAGAAATAAAAGAAAATAAATATGCAAAGCAGAATAGTGCTTGGTAA